The nucleotide sequence CAAATGCATATTGATAGGAATCGACAGTTATTAAAATCTGAAACTGTAGTGTGACTGTGTATGATGTACTTAATTCATCTGATGTCGACTGGCTGCCGGCTGGGCTGGCCTTTATAATGTTACGTCAGGGTTATCGAGGGAAATAAAACTGTGGAACTGTTTCATCGTAGTTTCATGAACCTTCAGCGCCATCTACTGAGCTACATACTACAACCAATCATTACGTTAGGTGCAACATAGTCAACATACAGACAGAGGCTTCAGATTTAACAATTATCAATTAATGATATGTATCATAATCTGTGCTCAAAATATTAGAAATACTGTGCAGGAAAAGTAACAGTTTTAATATGATGTCTCGTTAAAAAAAACGTTATCGCGAACGCTAACATTACGTCACTGGGGCGAGCTGCGTGCTCCACTCGCTTCGTTCCGTTCCATTCCATTCGCCACGGAGCCGCGCGCGACTTCCGAGATCGATGTAGCGAGAGAGAAACATTTTTGTGAAGCGTCGAATGGACCAAACCCTAGAGCGTCAAATGTGCTgatgttttttaacaaattgtttcaaagtattaacttacaaaaatcagtgattaaattattattgaatcgTGAATAGTGTTAACATTGTGTGTGGATACTTTTAAGGTATGTTATTTACATTAATCACGTCATATTTGTTGTGTTGCAAACTGGGTGTTCACTCGCCGATGGTTTCCAGAATAAAGATTGCGCATAAAACAAAAGCGTTAATTATTGTAACATAATCGTTCTCTTTCTGAATGTCAGCACCGCGAAATAATCTGTATTTCAGTTGATTTGTCTTTTCATATCTCGAGTTTTGTGCGGATAATTCGGTCACAATGACGTCACGAGTACtgatttataaacataaaacgcctTTCGGTTCCATCCAGCAGTCGGGAACACAAGGTCATTTCTCAGCACGTACCTACAAGTAGTAAACATGCATTGGCAATCGTTTTAAAAGCTCTATTTTTAATGACACCATCAGTGGCCGGCTCCATTCATTGAGGGCCCGCCCTGTGCTCACTCGAGGCCATAGTCAGCCGAATCTCGTGCACAACAATACACTACctaaatatttcagaaatggTTTATTTGTCTCATTATTACCCATGTAATAGGAACTTCACACTATTTCTGTGTTTATAGTATGGGCCAGGATGAAATTATAAACAATGAACAAGGCGTGCCTAAACTATTCAACTCTGAGTATCTGGTCTTGCAAAAATATATGGAATATATATTTACCTCAATGTATTCACTTTATATTCCAGAAAGTATGTTAAATACCTTTGTGTAGGGCTGCATTGCTAGTGACCTACATATGTGTCCAATTAAGTGACTACCTATTGATACATGTTTGCCAAGTGAATAGAAACCTGTTAGTGGAGACAAAGCAAAATGTAATATTGTTCTGCTAATCATGAACTGCTTATATTCATCAAATTTTGTTTGTACTGAACTACCTATATAACAATGGTTGGATGTTGTTAAAAGGATTGTTCAATAcaatatgatgttttattttcctgtttatGCACGGGCTGTGTTTAGTTGCATCATATATCATGAAAGATGATTGTCATGTGAGAAATTGTAACCTGGCTGACGGCAAAGCCAAAGGGTAGAATCGCTGTTTTGCCCTCTTGATTGTTGGTTTTGTTTAAACTGCAGGGCTGAGTTAGATTTTTTGTCATATGTTCAGGTCATGTTATACAAACTACATCAAGGTATATGATCCACAAAATAGTTGAGGttcaaaataagtaaaatgggaaaaatacatcaattaatacattaaaaatgcaGCACAGTAGCTGAAATGCTTATCAGAACTATGATTGATTTTAATGTGAATATGCCTATTTCTCATAAAATAgttgaacattttttaaaagctttgatgacacaaaatattatattggtgTGAGCCGAGTTAACATTGTACGTGACCTTGGGGCTATGTCAATTAACCAGAGTGATGATATTTCTCTATTTTTACCATCTGTTGATTCATGTGTTGTTAAGGAATTTGATGATGTCAGATTTTTGTATCATTCATATCCATTTGCTACAGAAATGCAAGTGTGGGTGTCTCGCTAATTTATCTCCAGTTACATGATGCTCTGTCTAAGAATACaacatgaatataaaaatgtgaCACCTAACATTCTAAGGCCTTATTGAAACCTTATCaaaattgaaagtaaattatGTCATATCTTTGTGGTGGGAGATAGTTTATTTGGGTGTGACTGTGGTTGTCTTATGATGTAAccaacctacatattttatctttgttatttttaatgttataacttGGTTATAACATATAGATTGGACAAAGTATACAGAAAACTAAATGATGTCACAATTCACATTATGTAAATGAGACCTTATTAAATGTTATTAGGCAAAACCTAACAAATACTCATATAACAAGTCACAATGTTAAGTATGAGCTCAAGATTGGAGCTAAATACTGCGTGGGCGATAAATATAGTCATCTACTAATAAAAGAGGTTCCATAATTGAGTCACCTTCAATGTTAATAAGCGCGGCGCTAGCATCCCGGCCATGCGAATAATTTCATGACTACTTGCAAGGCGAGTATTGCTTAGCATTATGAAAAAAAGTAGCTTGATAACAACATGTTACTATTGAAATGTTCGAAATATTCCTTTTGCTTTGCAATTTTACTGGTAATTTGTgactttcaatataaaaagtgaatatttattatagaaaatatatttttgcaaattgtgtatttaaaaaaatggatgAAGAAATTGAGTAAGTGGGTTTAATTTTGTacatactattatttttaattcatcaaaattttacaaGGTGACTTAAAATCGATGGCTGTCATTTACTTAATTACACAGATTATTACAATCAATGCCTTGCGAATTGATAAAtgtgttataaatatgaaatatggTTATCatttagttacataataatgtaatttgtgactacttgttatattttaaaataattcgaTCTTAAAACTAAACGAGCACTATTTTGAGccaatttaaatgaatagaGAGGAAATATTGCTTGCGATTCTGTGGTGTATTTGTTTGATATAAAGATCTAGCCAAGGactattaatttttattgtaacttaacaaaaatgaaaaattatattcaatagATTTCCATAAAAATCCATAGAACTGAAAATGTTCATGAATACTGATGGCCCTAATTGTAGAATTTTAGAATACAtgtagtatttaaaaaaaaattggtaattttTTACTACTTATCGGTTCATGAGTCATGGTCGGTGggtgtattttattaatacatagGGATTCCTTATTAAATGATTACTATCTACTAGCTGGCGTTTTTATGGTGGTTAGATATTGTAGGTttaacattatgttttatttttagaattaagtGCTTCTACGTTACCatgaataatttagaaaagtatCCAATCAAGGAAAATAAGCCAAATGACAGGCAATTCTTTACTGCATATCGCAATTGAAAATGATTCTTTGCTCGCGTTTCCTGTCGccattgtattattttacaataaatttaAAGCAATAAACTATGTTTTCAGTTCGGAGCGTTCTAAAGTTCGCGTGTCGTTCTACCAAGGGGCGCGGCCGCAGTGCTTGTCCCCACCTCCGCCGGTGCCGCAGACAGATTCCCACGTTCTTTACGCGGCCCTGCTCTCGGCTGCCGCTAACGCCGACATGGTGGACCACACAATGTACAACAGACAGATCAGGTGAACTAAATATCTTGTTATAGTTAGCTACTCTACTTCAGTATTCGTTTTCTCTAAGCATCATACTGAGGCGTCATTTCTTCGTACCAGTGCACTTGACATTCGCAAGAATTCTATTTCAAGAATATCTTTCAAATCCATATCAGTCATTATCAGATATTAGAGGATATTGCGACGTTAAATGCAAATAAGCACTCGATATAAGCGGTCCACCAAGAAGTAATTTATTCACACAATATTGTTGAGTATACATAATAGAGTACACATACATGATGATGTCATCCTGCAACACACATGTTCATGCAAGCATCCAAAATCATGCTGATGTTTAGACTCACAATAGACGAACcataatgtattttttccaACTATAATACTATACATACTTTGACCGCTATAGTTTCGAGTATGCTTGTATAGGATTGAAAATCTGTATAAGTTGATTACACTTCGAAACTCATAATAGAAATCTAATTACGAAAAAGGACTTCAATCCCCCAGAACCAATTTACAGTTTTCACGGGTCAGTGCAGGACGTATTATTGACTCCATTGCAGTATTCATGTGCAATTTGTCTAGTTAATCTGAATTAGAATGCATCAACTTGAGCTGCCCAACGCATTGTTCGAACGTAATCATGCGGACATATTATTTGGGTACTTGTATGTTCAACAGTATGGATTAGTAATAGTTGTTTTATAGAAAGTTTGTTGCTTACAGCACGGAGAGCGGGTGGGACAACCCGTTCCGTCCAGACGGCGACCTGAGCCGCGAGGCCGACGAGATAGTGTCCCTGATCAAGGGCGGCAAACCGATTACTCCGACGCCGCCGCCCGTTGCCGTGCCGCAACTGGCCGCCTGCGACGAAAAGGAGGAGAAAGTGCAAGCGAATAATGTTAACGTAATACTTTTATTATACTATCGAATGTTTCAAAAACAATCCATTAGAGAAAGTTTGCTTGTTGTTATCGTAATAGTAGAGGGCCTAATCATTAAGTCGATCACGAGTATCATTGTAGTTCTGTAGATGTTCATGAGTAATTGTCGAATTTAAGTTTAGTAACAGCCAGGAAAATACCATATCATCGAACACGATCTGTTAGGTATCTTCAAGATGTCAGATTCAGCAGATCCTGTTTGACGCCGCCTACTGGATCTATTTGTTAATCTAAAATATAGAGGGCtcttacaaaagaaaattgctCACGCCGCTGATTTAGTGTAAAATTTGCCTGAagcccacggtttcacccgtatctaCTGAACCATTAGGGTCAAAAGTAACAAACGTTCAGATATCAAAATAGTGTGATTATTTACCGATGCGCATTATGACAATTTACAATTAAGTACTACAGATTGTCGATGATGATTTAATATAGAATGTTGTAAACAATTTCAGGCTAGCGCTCCGTCGTCACCGCAGACCAAACTGGCTAGTCCCGAGCAGCAGAGCACTCCGAAGGTGATGAACGGTACTAAGAACGGCGCGGCCGTGCCGGAGGTGCGCGCCGGCCAGGTGGAGGTGCAGCGCCAGCCGCCGCAGGAGCCGCAGCAGCCCGAGCACGTCACCATCCGCAAGAAGCCCAAGTGCAAGTGCTGCGCCATCCAGTAACGCCCCGGCGCGCCACCGACTCGCTTCACACCGGTAACACGCTATGCTTTATTACGGCGTACTGCCAACCTTGTGTTTACTCGGTGCTAAGTATTTCAGTTTAAACATACCTTATGTTcgacattgaaatatttctactataggtactatttacaaaaatataggttccatgtacctactatttacaaaattcatTGCGAGTATGGCAGCTATTTTTGTGTAATCTATACATTACTGAAGTGTTAGTTTCAGTGCTTGAATACCTTTGTAGGTAGCAGTTTTATTGTATCTGTTATCTTAAtgtttttgatataattttacgTAGTTAGtttttatcaaactttttagggtacaaacatgaaagtatttatttcgtttattaGCTAGTCGGATGAAAATTTTAGATTGTGACGTTGATTAGTTTCCAGgctatttaaattattgtttcttCAAAGACAATTTTATTGTGTCTGCATCCTATGCACGATAcacaaaataataggtatttcatttttaatatcgTTTTAGAGAATCTCACAGAATTTTAACGGAGCTT is from Helicoverpa armigera isolate CAAS_96S chromosome 1, ASM3070526v1, whole genome shotgun sequence and encodes:
- the LOC110378211 gene encoding uncharacterized protein LOC110378211, producing the protein MLSYMVPVEEKPPPVPGKGRLALELVGSPGSPESAARRARSAITNISKESSTSSFASDLTISSSTPTGAHDKPKHKLLGNGTKHTTLKRVSFGSSKGSMVETLIYESPLQEEPESSPPPKVQETSFPYTPVEDDSERSKVRVSFYQGARPQCLSPPPPVPQTDSHVLYAALLSAAANADMVDHTMYNRQISTESGWDNPFRPDGDLSREADEIVSLIKGGKPITPTPPPVAVPQLAACDEKEEKVQANNVNASAPSSPQTKLASPEQQSTPKVMNGTKNGAAVPEVRAGQVEVQRQPPQEPQQPEHVTIRKKPKCKCCAIQ